A window of Chitinophaga sp. MM2321 contains these coding sequences:
- a CDS encoding menaquinone biosynthesis decarboxylase: MAYKNLRHFIEKLEQAGELIRITSYVDPKLEIAEITDRMSKSPDGGKALLFENTGYDFPVLINSMGSYKRMCMALGVQELDDVAGEIEALFKLLSKPKESILDKLALLPKLGQFASWMPKVVSGKGACQEVVMTEPDLTKLPVMTCWPKDGGPFITLPVIHTKDPLTGTRNVGMYRMQVFEKDMTGMHWHKHKVSAKHFMEYKKLNKRMPVAVILGGDPVYTYSATAPLPENVDEYMLAGFLRKKKVELVKCISQPEIEVPADADFVIEGYVEPSEELVWEGPFGDHTGYYSLADWYPKFHVTAITHRKDAVYPSTIVGIPPQEDAWIGKATERIFLAPIKMTLVPEIINMEMPVEGVFHNLVIAQIKKDYAGQAQKVMNAMWGAGQMMFNKILVVTDEGEGINDYRKLAQYVFRNLNPATDIYLSQGPMDVLDHSCSKMGFGGKMCIDGTRKYEEETDTAYLQVAAPVNIDTAAIMQQFPEIKGINDRLLAQDISCILVAVQKSRPFHIRELNEQLFTLPSLAGIKMILYVEHTVDVQDLASALWRFCNNLDPKRDSFVINKPAAQTGRYIGGIGLDGTQKTRLLDNFERDWPNIIVADDETIRKIDAKWEALQIGPFLASPSLKYKQQMYGEEAVAQQ, translated from the coding sequence ATGGCATATAAAAATCTCAGGCATTTTATAGAGAAGCTGGAACAGGCAGGAGAACTGATTCGCATTACATCTTATGTAGATCCGAAGCTGGAAATAGCTGAAATAACAGACAGGATGAGCAAGTCGCCCGATGGTGGCAAAGCCTTACTGTTTGAAAATACAGGCTATGACTTCCCCGTGCTGATCAACTCCATGGGTAGCTATAAAAGGATGTGTATGGCCCTGGGCGTGCAGGAACTGGATGATGTAGCCGGTGAAATTGAGGCGCTCTTTAAACTGTTGTCCAAACCCAAAGAGAGCATCCTTGATAAACTCGCCCTGCTACCTAAACTGGGACAGTTTGCCTCCTGGATGCCCAAGGTAGTAAGTGGGAAAGGTGCTTGCCAGGAAGTGGTGATGACCGAGCCTGATCTGACCAAATTGCCGGTAATGACCTGCTGGCCCAAAGATGGGGGGCCGTTTATTACGCTGCCCGTTATACATACCAAAGATCCGCTTACCGGTACACGCAATGTGGGCATGTACCGTATGCAGGTATTTGAAAAAGATATGACCGGTATGCACTGGCATAAACATAAAGTGTCTGCAAAACATTTTATGGAATACAAAAAGCTGAATAAGCGTATGCCCGTTGCCGTTATACTTGGTGGTGACCCGGTATACACCTATTCTGCCACGGCGCCGCTACCTGAAAATGTAGATGAGTATATGCTCGCCGGTTTTCTCCGTAAGAAGAAAGTAGAACTGGTAAAATGTATTTCACAACCCGAAATAGAAGTACCGGCAGATGCCGATTTTGTGATAGAAGGGTATGTGGAGCCTTCTGAAGAACTTGTATGGGAGGGTCCTTTCGGTGATCATACCGGTTATTATTCATTGGCCGACTGGTATCCTAAATTTCATGTAACGGCTATTACGCACCGCAAAGATGCCGTGTACCCGTCCACGATAGTAGGTATTCCGCCACAGGAAGACGCCTGGATAGGGAAAGCTACAGAACGTATTTTCCTGGCGCCCATCAAAATGACGCTGGTACCCGAAATAATAAATATGGAAATGCCCGTAGAAGGGGTGTTCCATAACCTGGTTATTGCACAGATCAAAAAAGACTACGCCGGACAGGCACAGAAAGTGATGAATGCCATGTGGGGTGCCGGACAGATGATGTTTAACAAGATCCTCGTGGTAACGGATGAAGGAGAAGGCATCAACGATTACAGGAAGCTGGCACAATACGTATTCCGCAACCTGAACCCCGCCACCGACATTTACCTGAGCCAGGGCCCAATGGATGTACTGGACCATTCCTGCTCCAAAATGGGCTTCGGTGGTAAGATGTGTATCGATGGTACCCGCAAGTACGAAGAGGAAACAGATACCGCTTACCTCCAGGTAGCGGCACCTGTAAATATAGACACAGCGGCTATCATGCAGCAATTCCCTGAAATAAAAGGCATCAACGACCGCTTGTTGGCGCAGGATATTTCCTGTATCCTGGTAGCGGTTCAGAAAAGTCGTCCGTTTCATATACGTGAGCTGAATGAACAACTCTTCACACTGCCATCGCTGGCAGGTATAAAGATGATCCTGTATGTGGAACACACCGTAGATGTACAGGACCTGGCCTCCGCACTATGGCGCTTCTGTAATAACCTGGACCCGAAACGTGACAGCTTTGTGATCAACAAACCGGCTGCACAAACCGGCAGGTACATTGGCGGCATTGGTTTGGACGGTACTCAGAAAACCAGGTTGCTGGACAACTTTGAGCGCGATTGGCCCAATATCATTGTTGCAGATGATGAAACTATCCGTAAAATTGATGCCAAATGGGAGGCATTGCAGATAGGACCTTTCCTGGCATCGCCTTCCCTGAAATATAAACAACAGATGTATGGTGAAGAAGCGGTGGCACAGCAGTAG
- a CDS encoding DUF6265 family protein, with protein MVKKRWHSSSYLLLLIILTGSLEAAAQVRPADFSLLNRLEGTWVMKTRHSTVVETWSRLNDSTWHGKTWRVVGADSAVQQSIQLVRQGNDIFFMPSYEGSETLTPTRLKLRVLKAVGFVAEDLNNDFPRKVTYRFKDARHLEARVEGERDGTIEEYIFQYMQEP; from the coding sequence ATGGTGAAGAAGCGGTGGCACAGCAGTAGCTATCTGCTGCTGCTGATCATACTTACCGGGAGCCTGGAGGCTGCTGCACAGGTGCGTCCTGCCGATTTCAGTTTGCTGAACAGGCTGGAAGGCACCTGGGTCATGAAAACCCGTCACAGTACTGTAGTAGAAACCTGGAGCCGTCTGAATGACTCTACCTGGCATGGTAAAACATGGCGCGTAGTGGGCGCCGATAGCGCCGTACAACAGTCTATCCAGCTGGTGCGCCAGGGCAATGACATCTTTTTTATGCCTTCCTACGAAGGAAGTGAAACGTTAACGCCTACACGTCTGAAGCTACGTGTATTAAAAGCCGTCGGTTTTGTAGCTGAAGATCTGAACAATGATTTTCCCCGGAAAGTAACCTATCGCTTTAAAGATGCCCGCCACCTGGAAGCCCGCGTAGAAGGAGAACGGGACGGGACGATAGAGGAGTATATATTCCAGTATATGCAGGAACCCTAA
- a CDS encoding peptide chain release factor 3 → MKYANEISKRKSFAIIAHPDAGKTTLTEKFLLFGGAIQTAGAVKSNKIKKHTTSDFMEIERQRGISVATSVMTFEYRDILINLLDTPGHKDFAEDTYRTLTAVDSVVLVIDCVKGVEEQTERLMEVCRMRDTPVIIFVNKMDRDGKYPFDLLDELEEKLSIRVRPLSWPINMGKDFKGVYNLYDKSLVAFLPNKKATDEDVVPLDDLSSSYVDEHYNPTDAAQLRNDVELIEGVYDKFDKEEYLQGKLAPVFFGSAVNNFGVKDLLDTFVDIAPIPRNRQSSTRVIDVNEDKFSGFIFKIHANLDPRHRDRIAFLRVCSGKFERNKFYHHVRLDKDVRFSNPYSFLAREKNIVEDAYPGDVVGLFDTGNFKIGDTLTEGENFFITGIPSFSPELFKELVNKDPMKTKQLEKGIRQLTDEGVAQLFTQHGGNRKIIGCVGDLQFEVIQYRLLQEYGASCQFNSLPFFKACWITGPKDKIEDFIRFKSSNVVEDKDGHLVYLAQSEWYLNTERTNNPEIQFNFTSEIHK, encoded by the coding sequence ATGAAGTACGCTAACGAAATCAGTAAAAGAAAATCCTTTGCTATCATCGCTCACCCGGATGCCGGTAAAACCACGCTGACAGAGAAATTCCTCCTGTTCGGCGGTGCCATCCAGACAGCGGGTGCCGTGAAATCCAATAAAATCAAGAAGCACACCACTTCCGACTTCATGGAAATTGAACGGCAAAGAGGTATCTCCGTGGCTACTTCCGTAATGACCTTCGAATACCGCGATATACTGATCAATCTCCTAGATACACCCGGTCACAAGGACTTTGCGGAAGATACTTACCGCACCCTCACGGCAGTAGACAGCGTTGTACTGGTGATCGACTGTGTGAAAGGGGTGGAAGAACAAACAGAAAGACTGATGGAAGTGTGCCGCATGCGCGATACACCTGTTATCATCTTCGTAAATAAGATGGATCGTGACGGTAAGTATCCGTTCGACCTGCTCGATGAACTGGAAGAAAAACTCAGCATCCGTGTAAGACCACTCAGCTGGCCTATTAACATGGGTAAGGACTTTAAAGGGGTGTACAACCTGTACGATAAAAGCCTCGTTGCCTTCCTTCCCAATAAAAAGGCAACAGATGAAGATGTAGTACCACTGGATGATCTCAGCAGCAGCTATGTGGATGAACACTACAATCCTACCGACGCTGCCCAGCTGCGCAACGATGTAGAACTCATCGAAGGCGTTTACGATAAATTTGACAAAGAAGAATACCTGCAAGGAAAGCTGGCCCCGGTTTTCTTTGGCAGCGCCGTTAATAACTTCGGGGTAAAAGACCTGCTGGATACGTTCGTTGACATTGCACCTATACCACGCAACCGTCAAAGCAGTACCCGGGTCATTGATGTAAACGAAGACAAATTCAGCGGATTCATTTTCAAAATACATGCTAACCTGGATCCCCGCCACCGCGACCGTATTGCGTTCCTGCGCGTTTGTTCAGGTAAGTTTGAGAGAAATAAATTCTATCACCACGTTCGTTTAGACAAAGACGTTAGGTTCAGCAATCCTTACAGCTTTCTCGCCCGTGAGAAAAATATTGTGGAAGATGCCTACCCCGGTGATGTAGTTGGTTTATTTGATACCGGTAACTTCAAAATTGGCGATACATTGACGGAAGGCGAGAATTTCTTTATCACCGGCATCCCAAGCTTCTCTCCTGAACTGTTCAAGGAGCTGGTAAACAAGGATCCGATGAAAACCAAGCAATTGGAAAAAGGTATCCGGCAGCTTACAGACGAAGGTGTGGCGCAGCTGTTTACACAACATGGCGGCAACCGCAAAATCATTGGCTGCGTGGGTGACCTCCAATTTGAAGTAATCCAGTACCGTCTCCTCCAGGAATATGGCGCATCCTGTCAGTTTAATTCACTTCCCTTCTTTAAAGCCTGCTGGATCACTGGTCCAAAGGATAAAATTGAAGACTTCATCCGGTTCAAATCTTCCAATGTAGTAGAAGATAAAGACGGCCACCTGGTATACCTCGCACAATCAGAATGGTACCTGAATACAGAAAGAACAAACAACCCGGAAATACAATTTAATTTCACTTCAGAGATCCATAAATAA
- a CDS encoding ABC transporter permease has translation MIATLKILWNSFKMALQELRVNKLRTFLSLLGITIGIFCIIAVFTLTNSLERNIRKDLSALGDDVIYVQKWPWGGNGEYPWWKYMNRPQPEYKDFKNIEEKVQSASFSSFNFESGGKKVEYGDDYMDGVTMMAVSNDFDQIQQLQIIQGRFFANSESNSGTNVGILGATVWDGLFSSAEAALGKTVRVAGRDTKIVGVLKKKGESMIGGLNFDNAIILPYRFARTLVDERRFADPYILVKVRPNVSLDQLKDELRGVMRATHRLKPREEDDFALNEISSASENLNAIFGAINLGGGFIAVFALIVGAFGIANIMFVTVKERTSIIGLKKAIGARRGIILAEFLMEAVCLCLIGGSLGLLMVYAGTLVINMSGTFEVVLSLGNIIKGLSISAVVGVLAGFIPAYSASKLDPVVAIRSN, from the coding sequence ATGATAGCAACCCTTAAAATATTGTGGAACAGCTTCAAAATGGCATTACAGGAGCTTCGGGTAAACAAGCTGCGTACCTTTTTGTCATTGTTGGGGATTACCATAGGTATATTCTGTATCATAGCGGTATTTACACTCACTAATAGCCTGGAACGCAATATCAGGAAGGATCTGAGTGCGTTGGGGGATGATGTTATCTACGTGCAGAAATGGCCCTGGGGAGGCAATGGGGAGTATCCCTGGTGGAAATATATGAATCGTCCGCAGCCGGAATACAAAGATTTTAAAAATATCGAGGAGAAAGTGCAGAGCGCCAGCTTTTCTTCTTTCAACTTTGAATCGGGCGGGAAGAAGGTGGAGTATGGGGATGATTATATGGATGGGGTGACGATGATGGCCGTGAGCAACGATTTTGACCAGATTCAGCAGTTGCAGATCATCCAAGGACGTTTTTTTGCCAATAGTGAAAGCAATAGCGGTACCAACGTGGGTATCCTGGGTGCTACTGTGTGGGATGGTTTGTTTAGCTCTGCAGAAGCGGCGCTGGGCAAAACGGTGCGGGTAGCAGGTCGTGATACCAAGATCGTAGGGGTGCTGAAGAAGAAGGGGGAGAGCATGATTGGTGGGTTGAATTTTGATAATGCGATTATCCTGCCTTATCGGTTTGCCCGAACTTTGGTAGATGAACGCCGTTTTGCCGATCCTTATATCCTGGTGAAAGTCAGGCCCAACGTGTCGCTGGATCAGCTGAAAGATGAACTGCGCGGTGTGATGCGTGCCACGCACCGGCTGAAACCCCGGGAGGAAGATGATTTTGCGCTGAATGAAATCAGTTCCGCCAGTGAAAACCTGAATGCTATTTTTGGTGCGATCAACCTGGGAGGTGGCTTTATTGCTGTGTTTGCGCTGATCGTAGGAGCATTTGGTATTGCCAATATCATGTTTGTAACCGTAAAGGAAAGAACCAGCATTATAGGATTAAAAAAAGCTATCGGCGCCCGCAGAGGCATTATCCTGGCGGAATTCCTGATGGAAGCCGTTTGTTTGTGTCTCATAGGAGGTTCGCTGGGCTTGCTGATGGTATATGCCGGCACCCTGGTGATCAATATGTCCGGTACTTTTGAAGTGGTTTTGTCTTTAGGCAACATCATTAAAGGACTCTCCATTTCCGCCGTTGTAGGCGTACTGGCCGGTTTTATCCCTGCCTACTCCGCCAGTAAACTGGATCCGGTGGTAGCGATACGCAGCAACTAG
- the tsaD gene encoding tRNA (adenosine(37)-N6)-threonylcarbamoyltransferase complex transferase subunit TsaD — protein sequence MSVRILAIESSCDDTGAAVLVDGKVLSNHIANQRIHEQYGGVVPELASRAHQENIVPVVDIALQTAGVKRSELSAIAFTQSPGLIGSLLVGSCFAKSMAMALDIPLIGIHHMQAHVLANFIDDPKPSFPFLCLTVSGGHTQIVLCESPLQMRVIGETLDDAAGEAFDKSAKILGLPYPGGPLIDKYAKEGNPARFKFTEPRIPELNFSFSGLKTGILYFLQENLQKDPEFINKNLPDICASIQQRIVSILLNKVLKASQETGIRDIAIAGGVSANSGLRAALQQYGAKYHWRTFIPKFEYCTDNAGMIAMMAYYKYLAGEFTSLDAVPTARASMD from the coding sequence ATGTCTGTCAGAATATTAGCTATAGAATCTTCCTGCGATGATACAGGAGCGGCCGTGTTGGTAGATGGGAAGGTGTTATCCAATCATATTGCCAACCAGCGAATACATGAACAATACGGGGGAGTGGTACCAGAACTGGCGTCGCGTGCGCACCAGGAAAATATAGTGCCGGTAGTAGATATAGCGTTGCAAACAGCGGGGGTGAAACGGAGTGAGTTGAGTGCGATCGCTTTTACGCAGTCACCAGGACTTATAGGTTCGCTGCTGGTAGGTAGTTGTTTTGCCAAATCAATGGCCATGGCGCTGGATATCCCGCTCATCGGGATACATCATATGCAGGCGCATGTACTGGCTAATTTTATTGATGATCCAAAGCCTTCGTTTCCTTTTTTATGTCTGACTGTTTCCGGTGGCCATACACAGATTGTGTTGTGTGAAAGTCCGCTGCAGATGCGGGTGATAGGCGAAACGCTGGATGATGCAGCCGGAGAAGCTTTTGATAAGAGTGCCAAAATACTGGGACTGCCATATCCCGGCGGTCCTTTGATTGATAAATATGCCAAAGAAGGAAATCCTGCAAGATTTAAATTTACCGAACCACGTATCCCGGAACTGAATTTCAGTTTCAGCGGATTGAAAACAGGCATCCTGTACTTCCTCCAGGAGAACCTACAGAAAGATCCGGAATTTATTAATAAGAACCTGCCTGATATCTGTGCATCTATTCAGCAACGTATCGTTAGTATCCTGCTCAATAAGGTATTGAAAGCATCGCAGGAAACGGGTATCCGTGATATTGCCATTGCTGGCGGTGTAAGTGCCAATAGTGGCCTGCGTGCAGCTTTGCAGCAATATGGCGCCAAGTATCACTGGCGTACTTTTATTCCGAAGTTTGAATATTGTACGGATAATGCAGGTATGATAGCGATGATGGCTTATTATAAATATCTCGCAGGCGAATTTACTTCGCTGGATGCAGTGCCTACCGCAAGAGCATCAATGGACTGA
- a CDS encoding alpha-L-fucosidase, with protein sequence METAKRIFRRAENSRVLLIILGLIIFNVARAQEPASLSAWKDQKYSMFIHWGAIYSTLGGVWEGKPVTKGYSEQIQSQGGIFSDEYGDVAKRFNPTHWNADSIVLLAKAAGMKSVVMTSKHHDGFCMFHSAYTNYNVVDATPFKRDVLKELSEACARHGLKFGMYFSLIDWHFPQAYPISSSNSDPITPEHHAYNKQQVTELMTNYGPVSEIWFDMGSLTAQQSRELADVVHRLQPGCMVSGRLGNDAGDFCVMGDNQYPDYKIAAPWQTPASVYDETWGYRSWQEHGKAGDKAHEKLEGLIKVVSRGGNYLLNIGPRGDGSVVDFEKEVLLLNGQWLQRNGEAIYSASANPFDTTFAWGEVTTKPGKLYLHLLQTPVDGMITLPGLNSRVSQVTLLEDNKKISCKITVKNGATVLQLPAGFKIGEKDIKVLALTCKDGVKITPQHLLKNPVVLNRDNATPLFSFSGIDYESYYRSRVGETWSFTTAKPAKLRLIYSAAEKGNSIQLTLNGSRQEILLDGGTEQPLHNQPGSLQWGPMYQAGPFWSGIDGTQGNVKDIDPAKPWTNKGNGAWMLHTDWQNDAPQTVPMDRNQAWYILQEITAPAAGAYLVGFTSGDGIAVYLNGEEQIVHNNPDRGTTQTEVLLLPFRQGKNQLLVKFYNRFDKPSTTWAINRQVPQVLYSQPVLLQVEGSGKVQTCEIRQAHPVSVHRNLRMPDLSVVMDAK encoded by the coding sequence ATGGAAACTGCAAAAAGGATATTCCGGAGGGCGGAGAACAGCCGTGTTTTATTGATCATACTGGGTCTGATCATTTTTAATGTTGCCAGGGCGCAGGAGCCGGCATCGTTGTCTGCCTGGAAAGACCAGAAATATTCGATGTTCATTCACTGGGGAGCTATTTATTCGACGCTGGGAGGCGTATGGGAGGGCAAGCCGGTAACGAAGGGATACAGTGAGCAGATCCAATCGCAGGGCGGTATTTTCAGCGATGAATATGGCGATGTAGCCAAACGTTTTAATCCCACACACTGGAATGCTGATTCTATTGTATTGCTGGCCAAAGCAGCGGGCATGAAGTCGGTTGTAATGACCTCCAAGCATCATGATGGGTTTTGCATGTTTCATTCTGCCTATACAAATTATAATGTGGTAGATGCCACGCCTTTTAAAAGAGATGTGTTGAAAGAATTGTCGGAAGCCTGTGCCCGGCATGGGTTGAAGTTCGGGATGTATTTTTCACTGATCGACTGGCATTTTCCGCAGGCATATCCTATTTCCAGCAGCAATAGTGATCCGATTACGCCGGAGCATCATGCGTATAACAAGCAACAGGTAACAGAGCTGATGACGAACTACGGTCCGGTGTCGGAGATATGGTTTGACATGGGGTCTTTGACGGCGCAGCAGAGCCGCGAGCTGGCGGATGTAGTACATCGTTTACAGCCGGGATGTATGGTGAGCGGACGTTTGGGTAATGATGCGGGCGATTTTTGCGTGATGGGAGATAACCAGTATCCTGATTATAAAATAGCTGCACCCTGGCAAACACCTGCTTCCGTATACGATGAAACCTGGGGCTACCGCTCCTGGCAGGAACATGGTAAAGCAGGGGATAAGGCACACGAAAAACTGGAAGGGTTGATTAAAGTGGTAAGCCGTGGCGGAAATTACCTGTTGAACATAGGTCCACGTGGCGATGGTTCCGTAGTGGATTTTGAGAAAGAAGTATTGCTGTTGAACGGTCAATGGCTGCAACGCAACGGGGAGGCCATTTACAGCGCAAGTGCCAATCCGTTTGACACCACCTTTGCCTGGGGAGAGGTAACTACCAAACCTGGCAAACTATATTTACACCTGCTGCAAACACCTGTGGATGGAATGATTACCCTGCCCGGTTTAAACAGCCGCGTGAGCCAGGTAACCCTGCTGGAAGACAACAAAAAAATATCCTGTAAAATAACGGTGAAAAATGGCGCAACGGTACTGCAACTACCGGCTGGATTTAAGATAGGAGAGAAAGATATTAAAGTATTGGCGCTGACCTGTAAAGACGGCGTGAAAATTACGCCGCAACACCTGTTGAAAAACCCGGTGGTATTAAACAGGGATAATGCTACACCTTTATTCAGTTTTTCAGGGATTGACTACGAAAGTTATTACCGTAGCCGGGTGGGTGAAACCTGGTCGTTTACCACTGCGAAGCCTGCAAAGCTTCGCCTGATATACAGTGCAGCCGAAAAGGGTAACAGCATACAGCTGACGCTGAATGGCAGCAGGCAGGAGATCCTGCTGGATGGTGGTACAGAACAGCCTTTGCATAATCAGCCGGGCAGTTTGCAATGGGGGCCTATGTACCAGGCTGGCCCCTTCTGGTCAGGTATTGATGGCACACAAGGGAATGTGAAAGATATTGATCCGGCCAAACCCTGGACCAATAAAGGTAACGGAGCATGGATGCTTCATACGGACTGGCAGAATGATGCACCGCAAACGGTTCCGATGGACAGAAACCAGGCCTGGTATATCCTGCAGGAAATCACGGCGCCAGCGGCGGGAGCTTACCTTGTAGGCTTTACGAGTGGTGATGGCATTGCGGTATATTTAAACGGAGAAGAACAGATTGTACATAATAATCCTGACAGGGGAACCACGCAAACAGAAGTATTGCTGTTGCCATTCAGGCAGGGTAAGAATCAGTTGCTGGTGAAATTTTATAACCGCTTTGATAAGCCATCTACTACCTGGGCTATTAACCGCCAGGTGCCGCAGGTATTGTATTCGCAACCGGTACTGTTGCAGGTGGAAGGGAGTGGTAAAGTACAGACCTGTGAGATCAGGCAGGCGCACCCGGTATCTGTACACCGCAATTTGCGGATGCCTGACTTATCTGTGGTAATGGATGCAAAATAA
- a CDS encoding methyltransferase, which yields MANTFFRFKQFNVDQAHCAMKVCTDACIQGAFTAQYLVNNQLTVPAILDIGAGTGLLSLMLAQQVDACITAVELDPGAAEQATKNFAASPWAHRLVLTHQDIRKMEVAIPYDFIITNPPFYESALKSGHAQKDQAMHATTLGYGELITAIDRHLHPAGTFSILLPFVQFETFRVLAEAAGFHLQEVLYIRQSVKHGYFRATGIFGREALETHETELAIYDEHNVYTSPFVALLQSYYLYL from the coding sequence ATGGCAAATACTTTTTTCAGGTTTAAGCAATTTAATGTTGACCAGGCGCATTGCGCCATGAAGGTGTGTACAGATGCCTGTATACAAGGTGCTTTCACGGCCCAATACCTGGTGAACAACCAGCTAACGGTGCCGGCTATACTGGATATAGGCGCCGGTACGGGTTTGCTCAGCCTGATGCTGGCGCAGCAGGTAGACGCATGTATTACCGCTGTGGAGCTGGACCCCGGCGCAGCGGAGCAGGCAACAAAGAACTTCGCAGCCTCTCCCTGGGCGCACCGGCTGGTACTAACGCATCAGGATATACGAAAAATGGAGGTAGCCATCCCTTATGATTTTATTATTACGAATCCGCCGTTTTATGAATCTGCACTGAAGAGCGGGCATGCGCAGAAAGACCAGGCTATGCATGCCACCACCCTGGGTTACGGGGAGTTGATAACAGCAATAGACCGGCATCTTCATCCGGCAGGTACTTTTTCAATATTGCTTCCGTTTGTGCAGTTTGAGACGTTCCGTGTACTGGCTGAGGCGGCAGGGTTTCATTTACAGGAGGTGCTGTATATCCGTCAAAGTGTGAAGCATGGCTATTTCAGGGCTACCGGTATCTTTGGGCGCGAAGCGTTGGAGACGCATGAAACAGAGCTGGCCATTTACGATGAGCATAACGTATATACGTCTCCGTTTGTGGCACTGTTACAGTCCTACTATTTATACCTCTGA